The nucleotide window CTCGCAGGCGTGGCGCGGGGCCGAGCGCTGCTGAAAGTCATTCTCGAGACTGCCGCGCTCGAGCCGATGGAGACCATCAAAGCGGCCGCTCTCTGCCGCGAGGCTGGTGCGGACTTCGTCAAGACATCGACGGGCTTTCACCCGGCCGGCGGCGCCACTCCGGAAGCCGTGGCCCTGCTCCGGCTCGCCGTGGGCAGCGAGCTGGGGGTCAAGGCGGCGGGCGGCATCCGCACGTGCGAGGACGCGCTGCGCATGATTGCTGCCGGCGCGACCCGGCTGGGCACCTCGAGCGGCGTCGAGCTGGTCAACTGCTACGGCCACCTCGCCCCACCCATCGAGCAGGCCGTGCAGCAGCTCGGTTATCGGCCGCCGCCCGCCCCTGCCGCCGCGGCGGCATACTTAGTAGAACTTCCCTGCTAGCATTCTTTACTGGAGACGGACGATGAGGTCCACGCGCCGCCCGGCTGTCTACGCCCTCTGGTTCGGCGCCGCGCTGCTGCTTGGCGCCGGTCTCAGCACCAGACTCGAACGCGCCCAGGCGCAGCAGGCGCCGGCGCCGGCGGGTTCGACGGGGGCCGCCGCGGCCGCGCCGGCCCAGCCGAGCGTCGTCCAGCCGGCCCAGGCCCGGCCGGGGGCCGGCCCGGCCGCGGAGGCAGTGCGCCGCGCCCGCGCCGAGGTGGCCACGCCCTGGACCGGCCGGCTCGTCTCCCTCCTCGGAATGGTGGTGCTGCTCGGCCTCGGCTGGCTGCTCAGCGTGGACCGGCGCGTGATCGCCTGGCGGGTCATCCTCTGGGGCACCGGGCTCCAAATCGTGTTTGCCCTCTTCATCCTCAAGACGCCGCTGGGCGTGAGGATCTTCTCCTGGATCAACGGCGTGATTGTCGCACTGCTCGGCTTCACGGTGCAGGGCGCGCAGTTCCTGTTCGGCAACCTGGTGTGGAACACCGTGCCGGTGGGCAGTGGGCAGGCGGCGAGCAATGCCCCGATCCAGGCGATGCCGGGTATGGTGGCGCAGACGGGGGCGTTTTTCGCCTTCAATGTGCTGCCCACCATCATCTTCTTTTCCTCGCTCATGACCCTGCTCTACCACCTGGGCGTCATGCAGGCCGTGGTCCGGGGCGTAGCCTGGGTCATGCTGCGCACCATGCGCACCTCGGGCGCCGAGACGCTATCGGCGTCGGGCAACATCTTCCTGGGGCAGACGGAAGCGCCGCTCATGATCAAGCCGTTCGTGGGCGGCATGACCATGTCCGAGCTGATGGCCGTCATGACCGGCGGCTTCGCCACGGTCGCGGGCGGAGTGATGGCCGCCTATGTCGGCATGCTGATCGCCTTCTTCCCGGACATTGCCGGCCACCTCCTGGCCGCCAGCGTCATGTCCGCGCCGGCGGCGCTGGTCTTCGCCAAGCTGATGTACCCGGAACGGGAGGAGCCCGTGACCCGTGGCACGCTGCGCGTGCAGGTCGCCTCGCCCGA belongs to Gemmatimonadota bacterium and includes:
- the deoC gene encoding deoxyribose-phosphate aldolase, whose product is KVAEAEDALGRGATELDMVAQIGKIKEGDWAGVADDIRELAGVARGRALLKVILETAALEPMETIKAAALCREAGADFVKTSTGFHPAGGATPEAVALLRLAVGSELGVKAAGGIRTCEDALRMIAAGATRLGTSSGVELVNCYGHLAPPIEQAVQQLGYRPPPAPAAAAAYLVELPC
- a CDS encoding NupC/NupG family nucleoside CNT transporter, with the protein product MVVLLGLGWLLSVDRRVIAWRVILWGTGLQIVFALFILKTPLGVRIFSWINGVIVALLGFTVQGAQFLFGNLVWNTVPVGSGQAASNAPIQAMPGMVAQTGAFFAFNVLPTIIFFSSLMTLLYHLGVMQAVVRGVAWVMLRTMRTSGAETLSASGNIFLGQTEAPLMIKPFVGGMTMSELMAVMTGGFATVAGGVMAAYVGMLIAFFPDIAGHLLAASVMSAPAALVFAKLMYPEREEPVTRGTLRVQVASPDANVIDAAARGAGEGLTLALNVGAMLLAFIALLAVFNAVLGLVSDAVQLTELLRGWGWLGAGERLTLETLLGWLLAPLAWLMGVPWKDAVAVGELLGIKTAVNEFVAYLGLAVKLSAPDAELSARSVIIATYALCGFANFSSIGIQIGGIGGMAPSRRSDLARLGLRAMIAGTLAAFMTATIAGMIV